Sequence from the Segatella copri genome:
CACCGAAGCGCTTTGGTTTAACGTATGTGTTAATAAGAGGTGTGAACGCATTCATGATAAGAATGGCGAACGACATACCTTCAGGATAGCTACCCCAGTTACGGATGATGACGGTCAGCAGACCGATGCATACACCATAGATAAGCATGCCCTTGTGAGTCATTGGAGAGGTTACATAATCAGTAGCCATAAAGATGGCACCGAGCATCAGACCACCGCTGAAGATGACAGCCAGAGGATTGGCATAAACAGGATTAGCCAAATGCATCAAACCGCTGAAAACGAATACGGTAGCGATGATGCTTACTGGTATGTGCCAGGTGATGACCTTCTTCCAAAGCATGTAAGCCAAACCGAGCAAGAGGGCGAATGCACAAACCTCACCGGTTGTACCGGCTCCGAAGGTATCGCCAGTGGCACCGAAGAGCAGGCTCAGCGCATCAGGCAACTGGTTGAGAACAGAAGCATCGCCCGTCTTGATGGCTGTCTTCATGATAGCCAGCGGAGTAGCACCCGTTGTAGCATCAGTATAGCTGAGCATCTGTCCGGCAACAGGCCATGAAGTCATCTGGGCAGGGAAGCTGACGAGCAAGAAGCAACGGCCTACCAAAGCGGGATTGAAAGGGTTGTTACCCAGACCGCCGAAGCTCATCTTACCTACACCGATGGCAAACAGGGCACCGATGATGATGATCCAGAGAGGAAGGTTACTTGGCAAGTTCATGCCAAGCAAGAGACCGGTAATGATGGCAGAACCATCGAGCAAGCTGGTCTCCTCCTTCAGGAGATATTTTGTAATTGCCCACTCAAAGAAGACGCAGGCTGCCACAGAGGCGAGCAGTACGACTGCTGAACCCAAGCCGAAGAAATAGAAAGAAGCGAGGATGGCAGGCACGAGAGCGATAATCACTCCGTACATGTTCTTCTCTACGCTCTCATTTCCATGAGCGTGTGGCGATAATGAAACGATTAATTTACTCATTTTTTCTTTTAAATTCTTTCTTAAATGAAATTCATTCTTGACGTGAACGCTTACTTCTTGGCGTTGCGAGCTCTGATAATGCCCATTACCGCTGCCTTACCGTTGATAATGTTATCGAGGATAGGACGATGAGATGGACAGGTGAACTGGCATGAACCGCAGGCAATGCAGGATGTTACCTCTTCTGCCTCCAGGCGCTCATAATCCTTCACTACGCTCAGGGTAGCGAGCAAGTATGGCTCCAGACCCATTGGACAGGCATCCACACACTTGGCACAACGGATACATGGCTGAGCCTTCTTGCGGTGAGCATCAGCATCGGTCAATACGGTGATGGAGTTGGTACCCTTGGTTACCGGTACATCGAGGCTAATTACAGCCTTACCCATCATCGGACCACCAGCCAACACCTTGTTGTCGCCCTCTGGCAAACCGCCACAGTTCTCAATC
This genomic interval carries:
- a CDS encoding RnfABCDGE type electron transport complex subunit D; the encoded protein is MSKLIVSLSPHAHGNESVEKNMYGVIIALVPAILASFYFFGLGSAVVLLASVAACVFFEWAITKYLLKEETSLLDGSAIITGLLLGMNLPSNLPLWIIIIGALFAIGVGKMSFGGLGNNPFNPALVGRCFLLVSFPAQMTSWPVAGQMLSYTDATTGATPLAIMKTAIKTGDASVLNQLPDALSLLFGATGDTFGAGTTGEVCAFALLLGLAYMLWKKVITWHIPVSIIATVFVFSGLMHLANPVYANPLAVIFSGGLMLGAIFMATDYVTSPMTHKGMLIYGVCIGLLTVIIRNWGSYPEGMSFAILIMNAFTPLINTYVKPKRFGEKPVKK